ctcctttctgtctctctgctgGCACTTGCTGTTTGCAgagtggggaggggaggggtggGGTGATGGGACATGTTGTCACCTGGCCATatgccactgccagcagcatgggcagctggtggctctgcctggctgggctctgctctgctgcccttcgTCCGAGTCCcttgtcccctcccagcctcccacagCTGGGCTCCCCAGTGTGGGGGATCTCAGCGGAGCTGCCGTGGTGAGGGAACTCAGATGCTGTGCATATGTCCCAATCCCCATAAACCTACAGCTTGGGGGGGCTTCCCAACAGCATCCTCCCCATGCCCCATCAGGGAAGTGGGACACAACAAAGCATGCACCCCGTTAACAAGCACCCTGGCTGCCGCTTCTGTGTTCACCCTATGCTTCCCCTTCTCTTGGGTTCTCTCCTCTGCAGGGCAGCCTCCTCCACGCCCACCTCAGCCTACCGTCCTGCTCACCAGTAAGTTCGGCTTCTTTGGGTGCTGCTCTTCCTTCTTCACagcctctttcttttctctcttaccTGAATGGCCTGGGGCAGGTGCCCTGGTATGCTTTGGGAGCAAAGAGGGCTGAAACTATGGGGTGTTTTGGGGGCTTGGAGATACAGATGCCCCTTCTTGCACCCTTGAGGGTGATGGGACCCTCACCATCCCTCTTTGTCCCGTTCCAGAGCCTTGCTATGACCCCGTtagtgaggaggaggagggtcTGCCAGGGGGTCTCCGGAAGCTCTGCCTGAAGAAGCCAGGCACAGGAAAGGGTCTGCGGCCAGTCAAGCCCTCAGCACGGGTACCAGGCACCAAGGTGGGCGAGCGGCAGCCCGGACGGCTGGCAAGCGAGGGGCCAGCAAGCAACGAGGTGACCCTCATTGACTTTGGGGAGGAAGTGCCCCAGGGTAGCCCCTCTCCAGTGGGGGAGCTGACAGCCCCATCATTAGCCAAGCTGGCCATGGAGGCCTGCTCTTTGCTGGACAAGACCCCACCACAGAGCCCCACACGGGCTCTACCTCGGCCTCTCCACCCCACGCCAGTGGTGGACTGGGATGCCCGGCCCTTGCCCCCACCGCCTGCCTATGATGACGTGGCACAGGATGAGGACGATATCGAGGTCTGCTCTATCACCAGTCCCCCGAGCCGACGGGGCAAGACCAACTATGGATTTGTGGATGAGGGTGAGCGGGGACCAGTACTGGAAGACAACCTCTTCCTGCCCCCCAAGGAGCCCAAACAGCCCAGCATGACACAGACCACCGAGCTCTTcgaggagctgcagcaggagtgcATGAAGAGGCTCAACGTCCCTTTGGGACCGCCTGCACCAGCTGACGACAAGCCCCAGATCCCTCCCCGTGTCCCAATCCCACCCCGGCCCCTTCGCCGCAATGAGCCTGGGCGCTGGTCAGGGGACCTTTCCCCAGCTTCGGGGGGTGAGGAAGACCGGCCACCCCAGATCCCCCCACGGGACCCACTGTCCCAGCCCACCTCCCGGACACCCAGCCCCATGGCTCTGCAGGTGGGCTCCCCCCAGCAACGtgctgccctctgctcctgcctctccaccTCACCAGGGAAGCCCATGCCCACCACACAGAGCTTCGCCCTCGACCCTAAGTACGCCACCCCCAAGGTCATCCAGGcgcaggggaaggactcctccAAGGGACCCTGCATCCTGCCCATCGTGAAGGATGGGCAGAAGGTCAGCAGTACCCACTACTACCTGCTGCCCGAGCGCCCTGCCTATCTGGACAAGTATGAGAAGTTTTTCAAGGAGGCTAAAAGCCCTGAGGAGGTGCCAGCGTCCCGCCAGGTCACCACAGCCACCGTCCGCCCCATggtgcagcagccactgccagaCTGCAAGGCCAACTTTTCCTCCAACAACAGCAACCCTGGGCCCAAGTGCCTGGTGAAagcctcctgcagcctccagaagATAGTTTATGATGGGCCAGATGTTTGCCGTTCTGCTGACAAGATCCGGCTGGTAAGCGGCACCCCCCAGCATCCATGAGAAATGGGGTCACATGGGCAAGAGCTTTCCCCACCCCATGCCTCAGTTTTTGCAAGTTCAACCCCGGGGGACTGGCTAGAAGAAAGCCCCAGATGTGCAGGGGGACATAAATGTCACTGCAATTCCAAAATGGGAATTGAAggccctggggaggaggagggtggcTGTTGCTATGGTACCCCTGGTCTTTCTAGGCTGAGGATATTGTGGCCCACACAAGCCCAGGAGAGATTTAAGATCCCAGGGATGAGAATGATCCCAGCTCCAGGTTGATAGTGCTCCCTGAAGACAGAACCAGGGATGGTGGGCAGCCCCAGTAGTCCCCACTTCAGTCACAGGCTTCTTGCTGCCCAAGGGTGGCAGCAGACAGTGACCACAAGCTCCCCCCAGGTGCAGGACACGGTGCATGGTGTGACCACCGAGGAGTGtcaggcagccctgcagaaccATGGCTGGAGCATCCAAAGGGCTGTCCAGTACCTGAAGGTACAGCACACCCCTGTTCCCTCATCACAGCTCCAGCAAGAGTGGTGGCACTCCTGTCACCCTTCTGGCCGTGCCCTGTCCCCTTGCAGGTGGAGCAGCTCTTCTGCCTGGGGCTGAAGTCCCGTGGTGAGTGCCAGCGAGTGCTGGAGATGTTCGACTGGAACCTGGCACAGGCCAGCTCCCACCTCCTCGATACCTACAGCGCCACCCGCCCGAAGTAGGGACATCAATGTTTTTGAGGGGGCAGTTCTCTATGccacactgctctgggcagaCTGGCACCATCACCCCTCCTGAGTTCATGTCCTGTGCTCTCCTTACAGGTGGTGACAGCGGGGATGGGGCGAGCTGTGTCGGATCTGGAGGAGGCATCTCACCGTGGGGCCAATCCCGCCACCTCCACCCACACAACGTGCTGCAGGACTCTGGACTGAGCCCCCACTTGAGGGTGGAGACACCCCAAAAGGGACCCTGCCTAGCACCACAGACTTTCCAGGGTGCTTGTGCCCTGGCCTTGGCAATGGGCATCATTCCCTGGCCCCTTGTTGAATTGTTTTTGTaaagagaaatgtaattttaatatatatattatgtatatatataaaaatattctatggAGAGGAGGAGGGTGCCTATGGCTGTCTCCCAGGTTTATCTCTGCCAACACACAGGCACAGGCCACATCTCCGTGCGTGCTGGttcctccctgcaggcagctgcaacTGTGATCCGCTGTGGGATGAAGCTCAGGATGGGACTCAAGGACTCTGGGAATCCCCAGGAAGCTGTGTGACATGGGCACATATAAAACCTCCTGCTCAGTCCTCCTAGGCTGCTTTAGGGTGCAAAGTTTTCcccacccagggctgctggagttAGTCCCAGTATATCCCACCCCCAGGCCCGACGCCTGAAGGCTGGGCATGGCTTTGCCTGCTGTGAGTGGGTAGTGCTTGCCTGCAGGGGAGCCCCCCTTGCCCGGTGCCCCGCGGCTCCCGGCTGCCGCCTGACTCATGCCCGGGCAGGGAGTGGCGGGACCGGCGTCGCCCCCACCCACGCGAGGGGTGTTGTGCAACCGGGTGCCTCCGCCGCAGACGGAGCCGGGAGCAGGTGCGGGAGTGGAGGGGTGGCTCCTGTGGGGTCAGAGCCGGTGTCAGTGCTCGCTCCCCGTTCCAAGTGGTTATCGGAGCCCCTTAGCTGGGTTTCCTGGTGTGCTGCCTTCTAGCAGCATCAGGAAGAGATCTTGGGATCAGGTGGAGGAGGGTCTTAGTGCCCAAACCCACCAGGTCCATTGATAGTGGTGGTACCTGCTCCCCAGGAgaccctgctccagagctgacGGCTTCAGGGGAGAGACCGTGCCGTACACAGTGAGGAAGGGCTGCTTTGGCATGACCATGGATCCATCCCTGGCCACATCCTGTGCACCCCatccacagctccctcagctctggTCCCCTGGCCCTCCCTGAGCATGGGAAcagggagctggtgctgctgtgagcacGGTCACGCATTGCTGCTTGGGACtctgtgcttcttttttcctatgtgAGGTGTAGCCACCATGGCAGGGCTGTCAGTGAAGCAGGGAAGGTGCAACACCATCACTGACTTACTTCCCTCTCCTTAAGTGATCCTGGAGCTGGGTGAGAGCCTGTGAAGAGGCAAACCCATTTGCTGCAGTGGCCTCACTGGGTCCATTCGTACAGTTGGGTTCATCCAGCCTCTTGTCTCTGGTGGAAGGTGACCTGCAACCCAGGGCAATGCCCAGCCCCACCACCTATGCGGGAGCAGCCCTCCCACTCCATCCGGGTTTGTGTGGGCGTTTGACGAGATGTGCTGATAACGCCTGGGACCGGCAGTGCCGAAGGGGGGGACAGGGCAGGGTCAATACGCGGGACCCCAAGGCACCAGCGGTAGcctgctccttccttcttcctccttggTGACGAGCCAACCCCTGCCAGGGGTTATCAGCCATGCAGCCGAGTGTGGAGGGACCTGACAACAACCAGGAGGGTGGATGGGGGTGCAGAGCCCAGGACTGACCCACCCGTCCCAGAGATGTTTGGGACCCCTGTCCCCCACCTGCCGTCCCGGAGCCTTTAGGCCAAGTGACTTCGAACCCCCCGATTGCTCTCCAGGGGTTGGGGACCCCGGCCGTGGGCTGTCAACAGTGGGGTCAGCCTGagaaggaccttaaagcttcCCGTGGCAAAATGGGTGTGGCCCCCAGCATCAGTGGGTCCCCAGAACTGGGACGCTGCCACCTCAGCGGAGGCTGCGAGGACACAGAGACGTCAGTGCCCCAGGCAGGGCACgtggtgtccctgtcccccccaCCTGGGGGAGTGCTCACCGGTGGAGCCACCCGTTGCGCTCTCCCTTGAGAGAGTGAGAGCGGCAGCCctgtctccttcctccctgACGCCGAAGAAGCGCTATGGGGTGCCGGGGCCCGTGGCCGCTCTggagctgggtgctgtgggggTTCTGGGTGCTGCCAGGTAAGTGCCAGGGTCCCCTCGCACCGCTAGCGGGCTGCCCAGGTGGCTCATGCCATGTGGGTGATGGGCTGCAAACAACCCTCCGGCTGCTGCAAAGCTGCGAGATTGAGCCCGAGTGACCGGCCGGGGTTTGTTCTCTGTCTGCGGGCGCCAGAGCTTTGTCATGGTCCCCAGTTACAGCAGGGGAAGGTGGCAGGAATTGTGGATCAAATGGAGAGACTCACCCTGCGGGAAGGTGCCTGTCCTGCTCTTGGTCTTGGTCCTCCTGCAGAAGGGAGGAGGGGTGGGGGCGATGGCGACTCTGGGCTGGTTTTTAACTCATCCTCCCTCACCCACCTTCTGCACAAGCCGGGGAGATGAAGGGGCAGCCCCTTCTCCCCACGCTGGACCCATCCGAGTCGGGCAGCATCTCCCATGCGGCCGACAGCAGCAGCGCCGAGCTGCCTTCAGACCTGGGCATGTGCCAGgatctcccctctccctccgGCCCGACCACCGCCCCCGCgggcagccagagctcaggTAAGGCCGGCAGGCAGCTGGCCGCGGGCAGGTTCCTGCCTGCTGGGGCCGCGGTGGGGTTgatccagctggagctgccttgTCTCGCTCCACAGGCATCCTGGTGCCACAGGCAACAACGAGAGGGCTGGTCCCAGCTGGAAGCAGTGGTGAGCAGGAGGGGCCTCCCAGCCCGGCAGCTCTCCCTGGGGGTCCAGCAATGCAAGGCAGCCCCCAGGTAGGGTCAGGGGCTGGGGTCTCCTTTCCAGGTGCTGCCGGCCACCCAACCATTGTCCCTCCAGTTCCCACCACCACTGGGCAAATGCAGCCTCTGTCCTTCAAGCCAACAAGGCACACACTGGAGCTGGATGAGGCCACCTCACCTTTGGCCACAGCTGCCAGTCTCTCTCAGGACGGGGCCAGCCCCATGAAGACGGCAGCAGCCGCAGCCAgtccccccagcacagctgcagagggagccaGCATGGCAGCCCCACCGCCTGCGGACCCCCCGAGTGCATCCTTGGGAAAGGTCACCTTTTCTTCTGCCACCATTGGCACCAGCAAGGCTACAGAGCCAGGGACATGTACCTTGCCCAGTGCTGACCACAATGCCTCACAGCACCCTCCTGGGCCTCCCACTCAGCTGCCTCTAGCCCTTTTGCCCCAGCTTCCTGatgatgctgtgctgggcacaggggagATGCTTCCCCTCAGCCACAGCGTGGCCCCGGGCACTGCTGGACATGGGCTGCCTGGAGACAGCGCTGTCACCCAGCCCCAAGCCACCACACAAGCTGCAGGCACACTGGCTACAGTGATGGATATCCTAGCTGGAGAGCACATCCCACCTCTGGGAAgcaccagtgctgagctggtATCCATCAGGAATGAGGCCAGTACCAAAGCCACAGCAGGCACTGCTATCCCAGAGATCAAGGACACACCAGGAGGGCTCAGCATGAGTCTGTCCCCCCATGCAGCTCTCAATGACCCTGATGGTCCCCCTCCAAGGCCCTATCCTTACTCTATGGGCTCTCTGCTCCCTCAGTCCCTCTCAACAGGCCTTGGAACCaccacagcagaggcagctgcaggcagatcTCCTCCAGTCACTCCCAGTATGGCCACACCTTTGTCTCTCACAGGCATCAGTGGAGCCAAGCCAGACAGGGCCCCtcgagctgctgctgctgcaccaccACCTTCCATTGCTGCATTTGAGACTGTGCCAGCTGCCCATCCATCCTCCTTTGTTAGCAGCTCTCCAGTTAgtgaagcagggctgggatcagcgTTACTGGCCAGTGGCAGTGCCACCACAACACCGCGGGACAGCGAAGCCACCGTGCCTGTGCCTGATGCACACCTCAGCCACAGCCAGCCAGGTCCCACAGCAGGCTCAACAGCCCCAGGAACTGGTGTCACACCCAGATCTGCGCTAacctcagtgctctgggctgggcccCAAGTCGTGGAAGCTCCAGGGACAGAGATGCCATCACCCAGCACTGCACcaggcactggcagagctgtgtcagaCACCCCTGGGGGACCCAGAGCAGTCACTGTCCCCATGGCATCACAAGCGGACGTCCCCTCTCTTCTGGAAGGCAGAGCCAATGTAGGGATGGCTCTGGAGGTGTCCCCATCCAGCATCCCTCAAGAGATGGCAGCAGTCatgtccccactgtccctggCTGCCCCACTGCAAGCAATGGGGGCTTCAGGTGACCCCCAGCCCGATGGCAGCACCACAGGGCGAGCAATGGGGATGGGGTTCCTGGAGGTGAGCACAGAGGAGAACCCAGGTGCCAGTGCAGTGgggccagctcccagccacGCGACTGTCACTGCCAGGCCATCACCAGAGCCAGCTGCCACTGAGGACAAGCCCACAGCTGGGATCACCTTGCTGGCTGTTGGCCACACAAATGTGCGGGAGGCCACAGCTGCATCCTGGGCAGGTGCCACAGGTACCACAGGTACCACTGCCCACGTGGAGACCACCCgctctgagagcagcactgagggtGCAGCACCctcagccagcaccagcagcacccacatCCCCGACTCCAACGCCGTTGGCACAAGCCTGGCCGCCACAGCATCCACAGCATTCCCCAGCAACGCTAACCTGCCAACCACCTCAACAGGCTGGGAGACCTTTGTGACCAGGGTCACCACAGCCGTGCCACCTGCCACTGCACgggccagcagcaccagcagtgcccCATCCCCTGCTGTAACACACAGCGAGACAAGAGGAGGTGGGCAGCCTgtcccatccccagcagcacgTACCCCCTTGGTGGAGACAACCCATGGATCCTGGGGCGTCCTTGGTCCCAGCACTGGTGTTGCAGTGTCTGgttctcccctccccagcctgcacAGCCCAACAGAGGAGACAACAACAGCCCCCTTGTCCCTGCTTGGTGTTGGTGTAACTGGGGTGACAGCAACTGGACAGACTCGCACCGAGTCAGCAACAGGCACCACTTCTACATCCACCAGCTACCACGACATGGGACAAGCAGCGAACACGTCACCTCCTGCCTTCCAGACATCTCCAGGGGCACCTGCCTGGAAGGAGAAAACAGCCATCACTGCAGGCAGCaccacagccactgctgcagggagcaccactgccaccactgcAAGGAACACTGCTGC
The Parus major isolate Abel chromosome 9, Parus_major1.1, whole genome shotgun sequence DNA segment above includes these coding regions:
- the TNK2 gene encoding activated CDC42 kinase 1 isoform X3; this translates as MQAEEGTDWLLELLTELQLQQYFLRIRDELNVTRLSHFEYVKNEDLEKIGMGRPGQRRLWEAVKRRKAMCKRKSWMSKVFSGKRPESELPPQPQSTFRKPPTPPPPEAGGQHSLTCLVRERDLSIFEKLGDGSFGVVRRGEWCTPAGKTLNVAVKCLKTDVLSQPEALDDFIREVNAMHSLDHRNLIRLYGVVLSHPMKMVTELAPLGSLLDRLRKNQGHFLISTLCQYAIQVAKGMAYLESKRFIHRDLAARNILLASNELVKIGDFGLMRALPKNDDHYVMQEHRKVPFAWCAPESLKTRTFSHASDTWMFGVTLWEMFTYGQEPWIGLNGSQILHKIDKEGERLPRPEDCPQDIYNVMLQCWAHKPEDRPTFVALRDFLVEAQPTDMRALQDFEEPDKLHIQMNDIITVIEGRAENYWWRGQNKRTLKVGQFPRNTVTSVAGLSAHDISQPLKNSFIHTGHGDTNPQHCWGFPDKIDELYLGNPMDPPDILGVDPSAARPTQLPGRAKRQPPPRPPQPTVLLTKPCYDPVSEEEEGLPGGLRKLCLKKPGTGKGLRPVKPSARVPGTKVGERQPGRLASEGPASNEVTLIDFGEEVPQGSPSPVGELTAPSLAKLAMEACSLLDKTPPQSPTRALPRPLHPTPVVDWDARPLPPPPAYDDVAQDEDDIEVCSITSPPSRRGKTNYGFVDEGERGPVLEDNLFLPPKEPKQPSMTQTTELFEELQQECMKRLNVPLGPPAPADDKPQIPPRVPIPPRPLRRNEPGRWSGDLSPASGGEEDRPPQIPPRDPLSQPTSRTPSPMALQVGSPQQRAALCSCLSTSPGKPMPTTQSFALDPKYATPKVIQAQGKDSSKGPCILPIVKDGQKVSSTHYYLLPERPAYLDKYEKFFKEAKSPEEVPASRQVTTATVRPMVQQPLPDCKANFSSNNSNPGPKCLVKASCSLQKIVYDGPDVCRSADKIRLVQDTVHGVTTEECQAALQNHGWSIQRAVQYLKVEQLFCLGLKSRGECQRVLEMFDWNLAQASSHLLDTYSATRPKW
- the TNK2 gene encoding activated CDC42 kinase 1 isoform X7, yielding MRIWKRSAWDAPSLCPAGQRRLWEAVKRRKAMCKRKSWMSKVFSGKRPESELPPQPQSTFRKPPTPPPPEAGGQHSLTCLVRERDLSIFEKLGDGSFGVVRRGEWCTPAGKTLNVAVKCLKTDVLSQPEALDDFIREVNAMHSLDHRNLIRLYGVVLSHPMKMVTELAPLGSLLDRLRKNQGHFLISTLCQYAIQVAKGMAYLESKRFIHRDLAARNILLASNELVKIGDFGLMRALPKNDDHYVMQEHRKVPFAWCAPESLKTRTFSHASDTWMFGVTLWEMFTYGQEPWIGLNGSQILHKIDKEGERLPRPEDCPQDIYNVMLQCWAHKPEDRPTFVALRDFLVEAQPTDMRALQDFEEPDKLHIQMNDIITVIEGRAENYWWRGQNKRTLKVGQFPRNTVTSVAGLSAHDISQPLKNSFIHTGHGDTNPQHCWGFPDKIDELYLGNPMDPPDILGVDPSAARPTQLPGRAKRQPPPRPPQPTVLLTKPCYDPVSEEEEGLPGGLRKLCLKKPGTGKGLRPVKPSARVPGTKVGERQPGRLASEGPASNEVTLIDFGEEVPQGSPSPVGELTAPSLAKLAMEACSLLDKTPPQSPTRALPRPLHPTPVVDWDARPLPPPPAYDDVAQDEDDIEVCSITSPPSRRGKTNYGFVDEGERGPVLEDNLFLPPKEPKQPSMTQTTELFEELQQECMKRLNVPLGPPAPADDKPQIPPRVPIPPRPLRRNEPGRWSGDLSPASGGEEDRPPQIPPRDPLSQPTSRTPSPMALQVGSPQQRAALCSCLSTSPGKPMPTTQSFALDPKYATPKVIQAQGKDSSKGPCILPIVKDGQKVSSTHYYLLPERPAYLDKYEKFFKEAKSPEEVPASRQVTTATVRPMVQQPLPDCKANFSSNNSNPGPKCLVKASCSLQKIVYDGPDVCRSADKIRLVQDTVHGVTTEECQAALQNHGWSIQRAVQYLKVEQLFCLGLKSRGECQRVLEMFDWNLAQASSHLLDTYSATRPKW
- the LOC109022791 gene encoding mucin-19-like, which gives rise to MKGQPLLPTLDPSESGSISHAADSSSAELPSDLGMCQDLPSPSGPTTAPAGSQSSGILVPQATTRGLVPAGSSGEQEGPPSPAALPGGPAMQGSPQVGSGAGVSFPGAAGHPTIVPPVPTTTGQMQPLSFKPTRHTLELDEATSPLATAASLSQDGASPMKTAAAAASPPSTAAEGASMAAPPPADPPSASLGKVTFSSATIGTSKATEPGTCTLPSADHNASQHPPGPPTQLPLALLPQLPDDAVLGTGEMLPLSHSVAPGTAGHGLPGDSAVTQPQATTQAAGTLATVMDILAGEHIPPLGSTSAELVSIRNEASTKATAGTAIPEIKDTPGGLSMSLSPHAALNDPDGPPPRPYPYSMGSLLPQSLSTGLGTTTAEAAAGRSPPVTPSMATPLSLTGISGAKPDRAPRAAAAAPPPSIAAFETVPAAHPSSFVSSSPVSEAGLGSALLASGSATTTPRDSEATVPVPDAHLSHSQPGPTAGSTAPGTGVTPRSALTSVLWAGPQVVEAPGTEMPSPSTAPGTGRAVSDTPGGPRAVTVPMASQADVPSLLEGRANVGMALEVSPSSIPQEMAAVMSPLSLAAPLQAMGASGDPQPDGSTTGRAMGMGFLEVSTEENPGASAVGPAPSHATVTARPSPEPAATEDKPTAGITLLAVGHTNVREATAASWAGATGTTGTTAHVETTRSESSTEGAAPSASTSSTHIPDSNAVGTSLAATASTAFPSNANLPTTSTGWETFVTRVTTAVPPATARASSTSSAPSPAVTHSETRGGGQPVPSPAARTPLVETTHGSWGVLGPSTGVAVSGSPLPSLHSPTEETTTAPLSLLGVGVTGVTATGQTRTESATGTTSTSTSYHDMGQAANTSPPAFQTSPGAPAWKEKTAITAGSTTATAAGSTTATTARNTAATAVGNISATTATTAGSITATTAENITATTAGNISATTAGNTTATAATTATTAGSITATTAENISATAATTAGNTTATAATTATTAGSTTAITAGNTTATTAGNISATTATTAGSTTATTATTATTAGNATPQ